Proteins from a single region of Meles meles chromosome 10, mMelMel3.1 paternal haplotype, whole genome shotgun sequence:
- the CNPY1 gene encoding protein canopy homolog 1 isoform X2 translates to MRGARCLAASPSLPGPSRPLQVPLARSEAFLVDLLDGVCERMNEYQLEEDPVTKEKAFKRFAPRKGDKMYKEFKKFYFYSDAYRPLKFACEAIIEEHEDEILSLIAQEAHRLADKLCGGKADLCKPAAKQTEL, encoded by the exons ATGCGGGGGGCGCGCTGCCTCGCCGCGTCTCCATCCCTCCCTGGCCCCTCTCGTCCTCTCCAG GTCCCCCTGGCCCGCTCGGAGGCTTTCCTGGTCGACCTGCTGGATGGCGTGTGCGAGCGGATGAACGAGTACCAGCTGGAGGAAGACCCAGTGACCAAGGAGAAGGCGTTTAAGAGATTTGCCCCAAGGAAAGGAgacaaaatgtacaaagaatttaaaaaattctatttctattctgATGCTTACAGACCTTTGAAATTCGCG TGCGAGGCCATAATAGAGGAGCATGAAGACGAGATACTCTCCCTTATCGCCCAGGAGGCACATCGCCTCGCTGACAAGCTGTGCGGTGGAAAGGCAG aTCTGTGCAAACCCGCGGCTAAGCAGACGGAACTCTAG